In Scophthalmus maximus strain ysfricsl-2021 chromosome 5, ASM2237912v1, whole genome shotgun sequence, a single window of DNA contains:
- the LOC118311228 gene encoding plexin domain-containing protein 2 produces the protein MRMMMMSAKKPVHLITGLIIVFQFQLSFIKVKSARGVYRADTQGLPSLEGKLHVNSGSHRPRERKWASRPRSGAPGWAADKRGHYRDQHQPEETDVDLMTEQGHDNSTQIEDTDHAYYTSKIYGPGDAAGKELWVNLDETEEEGEWKVHGFLSSAHRQAERVNLSFDFPFYGHILKEITVTTGGFIYTGGIIHRMLTATQYIAPLMANFDPSLSKNSSVFYFDNGTALVVQWNRIHLLDVSVGTFTFQAVLHSDGRIVFAYKEIPTDISDISAENHPVKVGLSDAFVVLHDIEQIPNVRRRTIYEYHKVDILKSKISNSTSVEMVPLPTCLQFSSCGPCVTSQIGFNCSWCSRLQRCSSGFDRNRQDWVDLGCPEERRDPRCLRITDVASATSGHLTHTTTPATATAAQQRTSGATSDPPGRTSGATDPSTHSSASRRITSTPLTPTSEPAEDDTKTSLHMNEAPGVEEETGESDEQLQIGLLTGIVMMMVVMAAAVLLSLYIYNHPTSNASLFFMERRLTRWPIMKFRRGSGRPSYAEVEAPGQDKDGSVVIDPKQSFVMSDRRESEQKEGFIVPDQRERFLVMESS, from the exons atgaggatgatgatgatgagcgcGAAGAAGCCAGTTCATCTCATCACGGGACTGATCATCGTGTTCCAGTTTCAATTGAGCTTCATTAAGGTCAAATCTGCCAGAG GGGTTTACCGCGCGGACACGCAGGGGCTGCCGTCTCTGGAGGGAAAGCTGCATGTGAACTCTGGGAGTCACAGGCCCAGGGAGAGGAAGTGGGCGTCCAGGCCGAGGTCTGGTGCCCCTGGCTGGGCGGCAGACAAGAGGGGCCACTACAGAGACCAGCACCAACCGGAGGAGACGGACGTGGACCTGATGACGGAGCAGGGACACGACAATTCCACACAGATTGAG GACACTGATCACGCCTACTACACGTCTAAAATCTACGGCCCTGGTGACGCAGCCGGTAAAGAGCTGTGGGTGAACCTCGatgagacggaggaggagggggagtggaaGGTCCATGGCTTCCTGTCCAGTGCCCACAGACAGGCCGag AGAGTCAATCTTTCCTTCGACTTTCCCTTCTACGGACATATACTCAAAGAAATCACCGTGACAACGGGAG GTTTCATTTACACAGGAGGTATAATCCACCGGATGCTCACGGCCACTCAGTACATCGCCCCACTCATGGCCAATTTCGACCCGAGTCTTTCCAAAAACTCCTCTGTGTTTTACTTTGACAATG GAACTGCACTGGTGGTTCAGTGGAACCGGATTCACCTCCTGGACGTCAGCGTGGGAACTTTCACCTTCCAGGCGGTTCTGCACAGCGACGGGCGGATCGTGTTCGCATACAAAGAG ATTCCGACAGACATCAGCGACATCAGCGCCGAGAATCATCCCGTCAAAGTGGGTTTATCGGATGCGTTTGTTGTGCTTCATGACATCGAGCAGATTCCCA ATGTTCGGAGGAGAACCATCTACGAGTATCACAAAGTCGATATACTGAAATCCAAAATCTCCAACTCTACATCTGTGGAGATGGTACCGCTCCCCA CGTGTCTCCAGTTCTCCAGCTGTGGTCCATGTGTCACTTCTCAGATTGGCTTTAACTGCAGCTGGTGCAGTCGGCTACAAAG ATGCTCCAGCGGCTTCGATCGGAACCGGCAGGACTGGGTCGACCTCGGCTGCCCAGAGGAG AGACGGGATCCACGGTGTCTCCGCATAACGGACGTCGCAAGCGCCACATCTGGCCACCTGACGCATACGACCACTCCTGCTACAGCGACCGCAGCGCAGCAGAGGACGTCCGGCGCGACCTCCGACCCCCCTGGCAGGACGTCCGGCGCCACCGACCCCTCAACACACAGCAGCGCTAGCAGAAGAATAACATCCACTCCGCTGACTCCCACCAGCGAACCTGCAGAGG aTGACACAAAAACCTCCTTACACATGAATGAAGCAC CAGGAGTTGAGGAGGAGACCGGAGAGAGCGACGAGCAGCTGCAGATCGGCCTCCTGACGGGCATCGTCATGATGATGGTCGTCATGGCAGCAgccgtcctcctctccctttacATATACAACCACCCCACTTCCAATGCCAGTCTCTTCTTCATGGAG CGGCGGCTGACCCGCTGGCCGATCATGAAGTTCAGGCGAGGGTCGGGTCGGCCTTCGTACGCAGAGGTGGAGGCTCCCGGTCAGGACAAAGACGGCTCGGTCGTCATCGACCCCAAACAGTCGTTTGTGATGTCGGACAGGAGAGAAAGCGAACAGAAAGAAGGATTCATAGTTCCCGATCAGAGGGAGCGCTTCCTCGTCATGGAGAGCTCCTGA
- the LOC118311652 gene encoding peptidyl-prolyl cis-trans isomerase FKBP1A has protein sequence MGVHVETLKPGDGRSFPQKGCDVQVHYVGRLTNGEKFDSSRDRGKPFNFKIGQNQVIRGWDEGVAQMSVGQVARLTCTPDYAYGASGYPPVIPPNATLVFEVELLRCN, from the exons ATGGGAGTTCATGTCGAAACACTAAAACCCGGCGACG GAAGGAGTTTCCCGCAGAAGGGATGTGATGTCCAGGTGCACTACGTTG gaagACTGACAAACGGAGAGAAGTTCGACTCCTCCAGGGACCGGGGGAAGCCCTTCAACTTCAAGATTGGCCAGAACCAAGTCATTCGTGGTTGGGATGAAGGTGTCGCTCAG ATGAGCGTCGGCCAGGTGGCGAGGCTGACCTGCACGCCAGACTACGCGTACGGCGCCAGCGGATACCCGCCCGTCATCCCACCCAACGCCACTCTCGTCTTTGAAGTGGAGCTTCTCAGATGTAATTAA